A window of Ignavibacterium sp. contains these coding sequences:
- a CDS encoding HD domain-containing protein, which translates to MNFSEEINKIPIIKIISSFADESKTEVFMVGGVVRDLILKRERSDLDFLVIGNSLEFAENVAKQLGIKKVSKFKNFGTAHFRYENFDVEFVGARKESYNRNSRKPIVEDGTFEDDIKRRDFTINAMAISLNKNNFGELIDLFNGYEDLQSKLIRTPLDPFHTFDDDPLRIMRAFRFASQLEFNVDDSIMNAARQMKERLRIVSQERITDEFLKILSSPKPSIGLKLLYDAEVLEIIFPEIHNLAGVDQRQDYHHKDVFLHTLIVVDNISKATENVWLRFAALVHDIAKPQTKKFVEGIGWTFHGHEELGARMMKNIFHRMKLPMNKLEYVEKLVRLHLRPIALAKEEVTDSAIRRLIVQAGEDLQDLITLCRADITSKNPQKVEMYLANYDAVMKKVLEVQEKDKLRAFQSPVSGDEIMRICNLKPSKKVGEIKKAIEDAILDGVIENNYEAAMSYLLKIKDKFLKSEDSK; encoded by the coding sequence ATGAACTTTAGTGAAGAGATAAATAAAATTCCGATCATCAAAATCATTTCATCATTTGCAGATGAGAGCAAAACAGAAGTTTTTATGGTTGGTGGTGTAGTAAGAGATTTAATCCTGAAAAGGGAAAGAAGTGATCTTGATTTTCTTGTGATTGGAAATAGTCTTGAGTTTGCAGAAAATGTAGCAAAGCAGTTAGGGATTAAGAAAGTATCCAAATTCAAAAATTTTGGCACAGCTCATTTCAGATATGAAAATTTTGATGTTGAATTTGTTGGTGCAAGAAAAGAATCTTATAACCGAAACTCCAGAAAACCCATTGTTGAAGATGGAACATTTGAAGATGACATCAAACGCAGGGATTTTACCATCAATGCGATGGCAATCTCACTAAATAAAAATAATTTCGGTGAGCTAATTGATTTGTTCAATGGTTATGAGGACCTTCAAAGTAAATTAATCCGAACTCCGCTTGATCCTTTTCATACCTTCGATGATGATCCTTTAAGAATTATGAGAGCATTTCGTTTCGCTTCACAGCTCGAATTTAATGTTGATGATTCAATTATGAATGCTGCAAGACAGATGAAAGAACGATTACGAATTGTTTCTCAGGAGCGAATTACAGATGAATTTCTTAAAATTCTTTCTTCGCCAAAACCTTCAATCGGATTAAAACTTTTATATGATGCTGAAGTTTTGGAAATAATCTTTCCTGAAATTCATAATCTTGCCGGAGTAGATCAGAGACAGGATTATCATCATAAAGATGTTTTTCTTCATACATTAATTGTTGTGGATAACATTTCAAAAGCGACAGAAAATGTATGGCTAAGATTTGCTGCTTTGGTTCACGATATTGCAAAACCCCAAACAAAAAAATTTGTTGAAGGAATTGGTTGGACATTTCACGGACACGAAGAACTTGGTGCAAGAATGATGAAAAATATTTTTCATCGTATGAAGTTACCTATGAATAAACTTGAGTATGTGGAAAAGCTTGTCAGACTTCATCTCAGACCAATTGCTCTTGCAAAAGAGGAGGTTACTGATTCAGCAATCAGAAGACTAATTGTGCAGGCAGGTGAAGACTTGCAAGATTTAATCACATTGTGTCGTGCAGACATAACGAGTAAAAATCCGCAGAAGGTCGAAATGTATCTTGCTAACTATGATGCAGTAATGAAAAAAGTATTGGAAGTTCAGGAAAAAGATAAGTTGCGTGCATTTCAATCTCCGGTTAGTGGTGATGAGATAATGAGAATTTGCAATCTAAAGCCATCAAAAAAAGTTGGAGAAATTAAAAAAGCAATTGAAGATGCTATACTTGATGGTGTGATTGAAAATAATTATGAAGCTGCAATGTCTTACCTTTTGAAGATAAAAGATAAATTCCTTAAGAGCGAAGATTCAAAATAA
- a CDS encoding tetratricopeptide repeat protein gives MNTNFFHSKIIFGLSLTFIAIFSFILFQLPLTSSFGYEFAVLFAILFFLLGGLLNFWRLKQKISFSVYLKFSLSVVLVPILITLLVSLTKDICSFWFGISFYLTLSVVSYILSFFLSEIIFRSFLKYHKIFFIIAFVILALIPIAEIYFNPQIYFYSPIIGFFPGTIYDEDLSVNSTLLIYRGLNLVYFGTFFLFLRKNFIKNKLLTILSFIIIAILFIFFSSEFGFATSHDKLKSILNSRIESENFVLNYDEEIIDSSEIKIIILNHEYYFEKLKRELGFCPEEKIVSFLFNDRMQKKNFFGSEQADVAKPWLNEIYLSRDSWESTLNHELVHIFSAEIGAGIFKLADSFNPALIEGFAEAIDNAYDDIDLHLLASAAYHYGFIIFIPDLFSGLNFFKSFSGLSYLYAGSFSKYLIEKYDIESFSLFYHSGNTNKAFGKSLDELSDEYIEFLKSQKILLSKNQIEYYFGRQSIFQRVCPRQIASDLKEAEKLILNKKYSEAENLFTKILNKTSSYSALIGLVNIYIEQKKFDEAKVLISKHINEFEKTPYYYLMTLLEGDVQTLLSNDSIAESNYKFISESYPHIQLKLLADLRIELQKNEVLKKYLISSDSIKFQILLELNKEKNVISSILPIISLAEKINIPTNVLLESFHSPLIPESIEDAYVLFRFSKYLLKKGDLVNARKLASLANRKSLDSIYYIAIKEQFEKCNWFIKNFENLQFQLYKNE, from the coding sequence TCTTTCAACTACCACTTACTTCGTCATTTGGATACGAGTTTGCTGTATTGTTCGCAATTTTGTTTTTCCTTTTAGGAGGACTATTAAATTTCTGGAGATTAAAACAGAAAATTTCCTTTTCAGTTTACTTGAAATTTTCTTTGTCTGTAGTTCTTGTTCCTATATTAATAACACTTCTCGTTTCACTTACAAAAGACATTTGTTCATTCTGGTTTGGAATTTCATTTTATCTGACTCTTTCAGTCGTTTCATATATTCTCAGCTTTTTTCTTAGTGAAATAATTTTCCGATCATTCTTAAAATATCATAAAATATTTTTCATTATTGCATTTGTAATTCTTGCTTTAATTCCTATAGCCGAGATTTACTTTAATCCACAAATTTATTTCTATTCACCAATAATTGGATTTTTCCCCGGTACGATTTACGACGAGGACTTATCAGTTAATTCAACTCTACTAATTTATCGTGGATTGAATTTAGTTTATTTTGGAACTTTCTTTTTATTCCTCAGAAAAAATTTCATAAAGAATAAATTATTAACAATACTTTCATTTATCATCATTGCAATCTTATTCATTTTCTTCTCATCTGAATTTGGTTTTGCAACCAGCCATGATAAATTGAAATCAATATTAAACAGCAGAATTGAATCAGAAAATTTTGTTCTTAATTATGATGAGGAAATTATAGATTCCTCGGAAATAAAAATTATAATCTTAAATCACGAGTATTATTTTGAAAAGCTGAAAAGAGAATTAGGTTTTTGTCCGGAAGAAAAAATTGTATCTTTTCTTTTCAATGACAGAATGCAAAAGAAAAACTTTTTCGGATCAGAACAAGCTGATGTTGCAAAACCTTGGCTCAATGAAATTTATCTAAGCAGAGATTCGTGGGAAAGCACATTAAATCACGAATTAGTTCATATTTTTTCCGCTGAAATTGGAGCCGGAATTTTCAAATTGGCAGACTCATTTAATCCTGCTTTGATTGAAGGTTTTGCTGAAGCAATTGATAACGCGTATGATGATATTGATTTACATTTACTTGCTTCAGCCGCTTATCATTATGGATTTATAATTTTCATTCCGGATTTATTCAGTGGTTTAAATTTCTTCAAATCATTTTCCGGTTTATCATATTTATATGCTGGTTCATTCTCAAAATATCTTATTGAAAAATATGATATAGAATCTTTCTCATTATTCTATCATTCGGGAAATACTAATAAAGCATTTGGTAAATCTTTAGATGAATTATCTGATGAATACATTGAATTTCTTAAATCACAAAAAATTCTTCTATCTAAAAATCAGATTGAATATTATTTCGGAAGGCAATCAATCTTTCAAAGAGTATGTCCAAGACAAATCGCCTCGGATTTGAAAGAAGCGGAAAAATTGATACTAAATAAAAAGTACTCCGAAGCAGAAAATCTGTTTACAAAAATTTTAAATAAAACTTCAAGCTATTCAGCATTAATCGGATTAGTGAATATTTATATCGAACAGAAAAAATTTGATGAGGCAAAAGTTTTAATCAGCAAACACATAAATGAATTTGAGAAAACTCCATATTATTACTTGATGACATTGCTTGAAGGTGATGTTCAAACTTTACTTTCTAATGACTCGATTGCCGAATCCAATTATAAATTCATTTCTGAAAGTTATCCTCATATTCAATTAAAGTTACTCGCAGACCTTAGAATAGAATTACAAAAAAATGAAGTACTTAAAAAATATTTGATATCTTCTGACTCTATTAAATTCCAGATTTTATTGGAATTGAACAAAGAAAAAAATGTGATTTCTTCAATACTTCCTATAATAAGTCTGGCAGAGAAAATAAATATCCCAACAAATGTATTATTGGAATCCTTTCATTCACCACTGATTCCTGAAAGCATTGAAGATGCTTATGTATTATTCAGATTTTCAAAATACTTATTGAAGAAAGGCGATTTGGTTAATGCCAGAAAACTTGCGTCACTTGCAAATAGAAAATCATTAGATTCTATTTATTATATTGCAATCAAAGAACAATTTGAAAAATGTAATTGGTTCATAAAAAACTTTGAAAATCTACAATTTCAGCTTTATAAAAACGAATGA